Proteins encoded together in one Streptomyces umbrinus window:
- a CDS encoding acyltransferase: MNSESSVDDSFFDYCPWDFVLRASDEQRAAQAALQKRLAAGGASFGPRTYVSPAAGVFTDVLRLGENSYIAGHAYVTGEVTAGADCTVNPYATVRGLVTLGDGVRIGAHSSLLGFNHGFAPDRPVHRQPLTRKGITVGDDVWIGSNVVVLDGVTIGDHCVVGAGAVVTKDLPPWTVAAGNPARPLRDRRGQGSASAGSPVPAGGLGDAVARFADRARSQATDLLARSWNADTGRYGDRPGAPGTVRAHCDAVEIADLLLCSHPPQLSAAEHAERLRALQDPDSGLVPELAADGGPGVLPAPASDGWIDDGTAEYHVLSVGYALDLLGSRFAHPVHVVRRMTADRLVARLDSLPWRTRAWSAGAWVDCWATGAHRNLELGSEAGAPGTSEALFGWLGTRVDPWTGMWGEAASPAAGRLQLVNGYYRLTRGSFAQFGLQVPYPERVVDTVLAHGGDPRWFAAGRQNACNVLDVAHPLWLAGQQTRHRAAEARAWAGEQLAQALEHWRDGAGFGFGPPGEGGSGPGRDPGLQGTEMWLAIIWLLADLVGVADRLGYRPRGVHRPEAARSPVSRIPAQPIPVDNSL, from the coding sequence ATGAACTCGGAAAGCTCGGTGGACGACTCCTTCTTCGACTACTGCCCCTGGGACTTCGTCCTTCGCGCGTCCGACGAGCAGCGCGCCGCGCAGGCAGCGCTTCAGAAGCGACTCGCGGCCGGCGGCGCGAGTTTCGGCCCGCGCACCTACGTCTCCCCCGCCGCCGGGGTGTTCACCGACGTCCTGCGTCTGGGCGAGAACTCCTACATCGCCGGGCACGCGTACGTCACCGGCGAAGTGACGGCGGGCGCCGACTGCACGGTCAATCCGTACGCCACCGTGCGGGGCCTCGTCACCCTCGGGGACGGTGTGCGGATCGGGGCCCACAGCTCCCTGCTCGGCTTCAACCACGGATTCGCGCCCGACCGGCCCGTGCACCGGCAACCCCTCACCAGGAAGGGCATCACGGTCGGCGACGACGTGTGGATCGGCTCGAACGTCGTCGTCCTCGACGGGGTGACGATCGGCGACCACTGTGTGGTGGGCGCGGGCGCCGTCGTGACCAAGGATCTGCCGCCGTGGACGGTCGCCGCCGGGAACCCGGCCCGCCCGCTCCGGGACCGCCGCGGTCAGGGGTCCGCTTCCGCCGGGAGCCCGGTGCCGGCAGGCGGCCTGGGGGACGCCGTCGCCCGGTTCGCGGACCGGGCCCGGAGCCAGGCCACCGACCTTCTCGCCCGCAGTTGGAACGCGGACACCGGCCGCTACGGCGACCGGCCCGGCGCGCCCGGGACCGTCCGCGCGCACTGCGACGCCGTCGAGATCGCCGATCTCCTCCTGTGCTCGCATCCACCGCAGCTGTCCGCCGCCGAACACGCCGAGCGGCTGCGCGCACTGCAGGACCCCGACAGCGGACTCGTGCCCGAACTCGCCGCGGACGGCGGTCCCGGTGTGCTGCCCGCCCCGGCGTCGGACGGCTGGATCGACGACGGCACCGCGGAGTACCACGTGCTGTCCGTGGGCTACGCGCTGGACCTGCTGGGCTCCCGTTTCGCCCACCCGGTCCACGTCGTACGGCGCATGACGGCCGATCGGCTCGTCGCGCGCCTGGACTCGCTGCCGTGGCGGACCCGGGCGTGGTCGGCCGGTGCGTGGGTGGACTGCTGGGCGACCGGCGCGCACCGCAACCTGGAACTGGGCTCCGAGGCGGGAGCGCCCGGCACGTCGGAGGCGCTGTTCGGCTGGCTGGGCACCCGGGTGGATCCCTGGACGGGGATGTGGGGCGAGGCCGCCTCTCCCGCGGCGGGCCGGCTGCAACTGGTCAACGGCTACTACCGCCTGACGCGGGGCTCGTTCGCGCAGTTCGGGCTGCAAGTGCCGTATCCGGAACGGGTGGTGGACACCGTCCTGGCCCACGGCGGTGATCCGCGCTGGTTCGCGGCGGGCCGTCAGAACGCGTGCAACGTGCTGGACGTGGCGCACCCGTTGTGGCTCGCCGGGCAGCAGACCCGCCACCGTGCGGCCGAGGCGCGGGCCTGGGCCGGGGAACAGCTGGCCCAGGCGCTGGAGCACTGGCGGGACGGCGCCGGTTTCGGGTTCGGCCCGCCCGGCGAGGGCGGCTCGGGTCCCGGTCGGGACCCGGGTCTCCAGGGCACCGAGATGTGGCTGGCGATCATCTGGCTGCTGGCCGATCTGGTGGGTGTGGCGGACCGGCTGGGCTACCGGCCGCGCGGCGTCCACCGCCCGGAAGCCGCCCGCTCACCCGTATCGCGGATCCCTGCTCAGCCGATTCCCGTCGACAACTCGCTGTAG
- a CDS encoding M4 family metallopeptidase — MVALLGSALPAWSSEPVAARADRAPRQIEAEPRPGARSVGLSPVQRKKMLTAAADSRTATARSLKLGKLEKLIPKDVIKDADGTVHTRYERTFAGLPVLGGDLVIHDRGGTRTVSRSSRTTISVPTTKASVPAAKAEKSALDAAESKKTDQATPEGSPRLTVWAGGGAAEPVLAWETVVTGVREDGTPSSLRVVTDARSGARLGSFEQVHSGTGVSQYSGTVQVGSVRGDDLYQLTDPQRGGHATYDVSAGGLGTLLTDDNDVWGDGTPADRQTAAVDAAYGAQKTWDFYHDRFGRNGIADDGVGARSRVHFGDGYANAFWDDLCFCMTYGDGLDDARPLTELDIAAHEMTHGVTSATADLTYSGESGGLNEATSDIMGTAVEFFANSAKDVPDYRIGELADVRGTGKPLRYMDEPSKDASVKGTSQDHWTAQTRKLDPHFSSGVANHFFYLLAEGSGKKTVNGIAYDSPTHDGLPVAGLGLHNATNVWYRALTRYMTSSTDYAGARTATLQAAADLFGMSSDAYETVGNAWAAVNVGPRYVNHIAAKTPSTQDSAVGQPTSRPIEATSTRPGALTYSATGLPDGLSIDSATGLVSGTPTRAGTFTAAVAIRNSAAETRTLPFTWKVLASGGDHFVNPARFDIPNWRTIESPITVTGREGNASSDLKVTVDLIHDFIGGQVIHLIGEDGTTLLVKDFVWDTGSELHATFTVDASAIPANGTWKLRVTDNTPGIFTVDPGYLDSWSLTF; from the coding sequence ATGGTCGCGCTTCTCGGTTCGGCCCTTCCCGCCTGGAGCTCCGAGCCCGTGGCCGCCCGCGCGGATCGGGCACCCCGGCAGATCGAGGCGGAGCCCAGACCCGGCGCCAGATCCGTCGGGCTTTCCCCCGTACAGCGGAAGAAGATGCTTACGGCGGCGGCTGACTCCCGTACGGCCACGGCCCGTTCCCTCAAACTGGGCAAGCTGGAGAAGCTGATACCGAAGGACGTCATCAAGGACGCCGACGGAACTGTGCACACCCGCTACGAGCGCACGTTCGCCGGGCTGCCCGTACTCGGCGGCGACCTGGTGATCCACGACCGCGGCGGCACCCGTACCGTCTCCAGGTCGTCGCGCACGACGATCTCCGTACCGACCACGAAGGCCTCCGTACCGGCCGCGAAGGCGGAGAAGTCGGCGCTCGACGCGGCCGAGTCGAAGAAGACGGACCAGGCCACACCGGAAGGGTCCCCGCGGCTCACCGTCTGGGCGGGAGGCGGGGCCGCCGAACCGGTGCTCGCCTGGGAGACCGTCGTCACCGGCGTGCGGGAGGACGGCACTCCGAGCAGTCTGCGGGTCGTGACCGATGCCAGGAGCGGCGCGCGGCTCGGGAGTTTCGAGCAGGTCCACTCCGGCACCGGCGTGAGCCAGTACAGCGGCACGGTGCAGGTCGGCTCCGTACGCGGCGATGACCTCTATCAGCTGACCGATCCCCAGCGCGGCGGGCACGCGACGTACGACGTGAGCGCGGGCGGGCTCGGCACGCTCCTGACGGATGACAACGATGTCTGGGGCGACGGGACGCCCGCCGACCGGCAGACGGCGGCCGTGGACGCCGCCTACGGCGCGCAGAAGACCTGGGACTTCTACCACGACCGGTTCGGCCGCAACGGCATAGCCGACGACGGTGTCGGCGCCCGTTCCCGGGTGCATTTCGGCGACGGATACGCCAACGCCTTCTGGGACGACCTCTGTTTCTGCATGACCTACGGCGACGGCCTGGATGACGCCCGGCCACTCACCGAACTGGACATCGCCGCCCACGAGATGACCCATGGCGTCACCTCCGCCACCGCGGACCTCACGTACTCCGGTGAATCCGGCGGACTGAACGAGGCCACCAGCGACATCATGGGCACCGCCGTGGAGTTCTTCGCCAACAGCGCCAAGGACGTGCCGGACTACCGGATCGGCGAACTGGCCGATGTACGTGGCACCGGAAAACCCCTGCGGTACATGGACGAGCCCTCCAAGGACGCCTCCGTCAAGGGCACTTCGCAGGACCACTGGACCGCGCAGACCCGCAAGCTGGACCCGCACTTCAGCTCCGGCGTGGCCAACCACTTCTTCTACCTGCTCGCCGAGGGCAGCGGGAAGAAGACCGTCAACGGCATCGCCTACGACAGCCCCACGCACGACGGCCTGCCGGTCGCGGGTCTGGGCCTGCACAACGCCACCAACGTCTGGTACCGGGCTCTGACCCGCTACATGACCAGCAGCACCGACTACGCGGGGGCCCGCACCGCCACACTCCAGGCGGCCGCCGATCTGTTCGGCATGTCCAGCGACGCGTACGAGACCGTCGGCAACGCCTGGGCGGCCGTCAACGTCGGCCCCCGCTACGTCAACCACATCGCCGCGAAGACACCCTCCACCCAGGACTCCGCGGTCGGTCAGCCGACCAGCCGTCCGATCGAGGCGACGAGCACACGACCGGGCGCCCTGACGTACTCCGCCACGGGCCTGCCGGACGGCTTGTCCATCGACTCCGCCACCGGGCTCGTCTCCGGCACCCCGACGAGGGCCGGCACCTTCACGGCCGCCGTCGCCATCAGAAACTCCGCCGCGGAGACCCGTACACTGCCCTTCACCTGGAAGGTACTGGCCTCCGGCGGCGACCACTTCGTCAACCCCGCCCGATTCGACATCCCCAACTGGCGAACCATCGAGTCGCCGATCACCGTCACCGGCCGCGAAGGCAACGCCTCCAGCGATCTCAAGGTCACCGTCGACCTGATCCACGACTTCATCGGCGGCCAGGTCATCCATCTGATCGGCGAGGACGGCACGACGCTGCTCGTGAAGGACTTCGTCTGGGACACGGGCTCCGAACTGCACGCGACCTTCACGGTCGACGCGTCGGCGATCCCCGCCAACGGCACGTGGAAACTGCGCGTCACGGACAACACACCCGGCATCTTCACCGTCGACCCGGGTTATCTCGACAGTTGGAGCCTCACCTTCTGA
- a CDS encoding phospholipid carrier-dependent glycosyltransferase, whose translation MSAPRITGLDGDEHTAPDLPASTATGGRPGRSDGLKRFLRHRRSLYVLAVVALLAQMAVAMVTTAVEQTPTIDEPVYVASAEVYLKEHSLRYNPEHPPLGKLIIASGLVFTDAHLDSGFVGSQSALGRSLLYESGNDPERLMLSARLPMIALTLLFGLVVLAFARDLTGPAGGLVALALYAFSPDVIANGSLATLDVPAAGFLLTSVWLLWRARQRPYLCLPLAGVALGAAVATKMSMLAVVPVLMLLAVLSFWYARRTPGLDARERLRVLAQGAAVAVGMALVAVAVVWATYLVVDPRLHWTQPENVPDIRGMRGRIAAWLPFPEAYRDGMRIQFGFEYDIWQGFLFGRLYEGSLWYYLPAALLVKTPLGMLVLWLAGAVAVLALRRLRPAAPYVLVPSALLLAVSMNGARDLGVRYAIFVPMFAAVAAAGVTLLRRRWVYGVTAALVCLVAVSSLRTFPYYLPYSNEAFGGPSKTHLRLHDSNVDWGQDLGRLADRLRRDHPGERVWLVYKGAGVPAYYGINAANPLKAPLGEVHGLLVVSNSSAAKADGRLAALLDTSTPVDDVGHSITLYRRR comes from the coding sequence ATGAGCGCGCCGCGGATCACCGGGCTCGACGGTGACGAGCACACCGCGCCCGACCTGCCCGCATCGACGGCGACGGGCGGGCGGCCTGGCCGATCCGATGGGCTCAAGCGCTTTCTGCGGCACCGGCGTTCGCTGTACGTGCTGGCCGTCGTCGCGCTCCTCGCCCAGATGGCGGTCGCGATGGTCACCACGGCCGTCGAACAGACCCCGACCATCGACGAGCCCGTGTACGTGGCCTCGGCCGAGGTCTACCTCAAGGAGCACAGCCTCCGTTACAACCCCGAACACCCGCCCCTGGGCAAGCTGATCATCGCCTCCGGGCTGGTGTTCACCGACGCGCACCTCGACTCCGGCTTCGTCGGCAGCCAGTCGGCCCTGGGGCGCAGCCTGCTGTACGAGTCGGGCAACGACCCCGAGCGGCTCATGCTGTCGGCACGGCTCCCGATGATCGCGCTGACGCTGCTGTTCGGGCTCGTGGTCCTCGCGTTCGCCCGCGATCTCACCGGCCCGGCGGGCGGGTTGGTGGCCCTCGCCCTGTACGCGTTCTCGCCGGACGTCATCGCGAACGGATCGCTGGCCACGCTCGACGTCCCCGCGGCCGGCTTCCTGCTCACCTCCGTCTGGCTGCTGTGGCGGGCGCGGCAACGGCCCTACCTCTGCCTCCCGCTCGCCGGGGTGGCGCTGGGCGCGGCCGTGGCCACCAAGATGAGCATGCTCGCGGTGGTTCCCGTCCTGATGCTCCTGGCCGTCCTGTCGTTCTGGTACGCCCGCAGGACACCCGGGCTCGACGCACGCGAACGGCTGCGGGTCCTCGCACAGGGCGCCGCGGTCGCCGTCGGCATGGCCCTTGTGGCGGTCGCCGTCGTGTGGGCCACCTACCTCGTCGTCGACCCGCGGTTGCACTGGACCCAGCCCGAGAACGTGCCGGACATCCGCGGGATGCGCGGCCGCATCGCCGCGTGGCTGCCCTTCCCGGAGGCGTACCGGGACGGCATGCGCATCCAGTTCGGCTTCGAGTACGACATCTGGCAGGGCTTCCTGTTCGGCAGGCTGTACGAGGGATCGCTCTGGTACTACCTTCCGGCCGCGCTCCTGGTGAAGACTCCGCTCGGCATGCTCGTCCTGTGGCTCGCCGGCGCCGTCGCGGTCCTGGCGCTGCGTCGGCTGCGGCCCGCGGCACCGTACGTGCTGGTCCCCTCGGCCCTGCTGCTGGCCGTGTCCATGAACGGCGCCCGCGACCTCGGCGTCCGGTACGCGATCTTCGTACCGATGTTCGCGGCGGTTGCCGCCGCCGGTGTGACGCTCCTGCGCCGCCGGTGGGTGTACGGAGTGACGGCCGCGCTGGTGTGCCTCGTGGCCGTCAGCTCACTGCGGACGTTTCCGTACTACCTGCCGTACTCCAACGAGGCGTTCGGCGGGCCCTCGAAGACCCATCTGCGGCTGCACGACTCGAACGTCGACTGGGGGCAGGACCTCGGCCGCCTCGCCGATCGCCTCCGCCGCGACCACCCGGGCGAGCGGGTGTGGCTCGTCTACAAGGGCGCGGGTGTGCCCGCGTACTACGGAATCAACGCGGCCAACCCGCTCAAAGCCCCGCTGGGCGAGGTGCACGGGCTGCTCGTCGTGTCCAACTCCTCGGCGGCCAAGGCCGACGGGCGGCTGGCCGCACTGCTCGACACCAGCACACCGGTCGACGACGTCGGCCACTCGATCACGCTCTACCGACGGCGCTGA
- a CDS encoding endonuclease/exonuclease/phosphatase family protein: MTTRRTRRRGGARAIVLALLCVLVALPAGSGATPDAAAAPDVAARPNVTQGHYVGTFNIYGNIGHRGDAGDWIKEEADAIRNLRRGGMDRWLFIGLQEVCKAQGERFARELGLRSAFIDTGTDCVDGQPYGNAILFHSATKILPPVLLPNPDNRGGERGIICAVVRAAGDQGPSGPQVTACSTHLTVGVTKDGEREAQAAFIRRGWKPDGSHTLGADGPLVIAGDLNAPPDAPELDVMYDGVEASGTRESGPPFAFPTYEDGRKLDYLFVWGERGAARWADTGTRPTVQSDHDFYYSELSTGIG, encoded by the coding sequence ATGACAACGCGTCGTACGAGGAGACGCGGCGGGGCCAGGGCAATTGTGCTGGCCCTGTTGTGTGTTCTGGTGGCACTCCCAGCGGGAAGCGGTGCCACCCCCGACGCGGCCGCCGCACCCGACGTGGCCGCCCGACCGAACGTCACCCAGGGCCACTACGTCGGCACCTTCAACATCTACGGAAACATCGGCCATCGAGGCGACGCCGGCGACTGGATCAAGGAAGAAGCCGACGCCATCAGGAACCTCAGGCGCGGCGGCATGGACCGCTGGCTGTTCATCGGCCTCCAGGAGGTCTGCAAGGCCCAAGGCGAGCGGTTCGCCCGGGAGTTGGGCCTGCGCAGCGCCTTCATCGACACCGGTACCGACTGCGTCGACGGCCAGCCGTACGGCAACGCCATCCTGTTCCACTCGGCCACGAAGATCCTGCCACCGGTCCTGCTGCCCAACCCGGACAACAGGGGCGGGGAGCGGGGAATCATCTGTGCCGTCGTACGCGCCGCCGGAGACCAGGGCCCCTCAGGGCCCCAAGTCACCGCGTGCAGCACGCACTTGACCGTCGGCGTCACGAAGGACGGTGAACGGGAGGCCCAGGCCGCGTTCATCCGCCGCGGCTGGAAACCGGACGGCTCGCACACGCTGGGTGCGGACGGCCCGCTCGTCATCGCCGGTGACCTGAACGCCCCGCCCGACGCACCGGAGTTGGACGTCATGTACGACGGCGTCGAGGCGAGCGGCACTCGTGAGTCCGGGCCGCCGTTCGCCTTTCCGACCTACGAGGACGGCCGCAAGCTCGACTACCTGTTCGTGTGGGGAGAGCGGGGCGCCGCACGCTGGGCCGACACCGGCACCCGCCCGACCGTGCAATCGGACCACGACTTCTACTACAGCGAGTTGTCGACGGGAATCGGCTGA
- a CDS encoding dihydrofolate reductase family protein: MRLILQEFLSLDGVAQGPGSPEEDTSDGFTRGGWLVPHLDDAYMRIVTSWLDEADAFLFGRRTYVNFARDWPKMNDPDDPIGTKLNGLPKYVASHSLTTADWDPSTILSGDVPAQVAELKRLPGRELQIHGSARLGASLLAAGLVDEVRLMIAPVVVGSGRRLFPENGEPSGLRLLHSETTPGGVTSQIYETTGLPRYGTFDSGA, translated from the coding sequence GTGAGACTGATTCTGCAGGAGTTCCTGTCGCTGGACGGCGTGGCGCAGGGCCCCGGCTCCCCGGAGGAGGACACCAGCGACGGGTTCACACGGGGAGGCTGGCTCGTGCCGCACCTGGACGACGCGTACATGAGGATCGTCACAAGCTGGCTCGACGAGGCGGACGCGTTCCTGTTCGGCCGTCGCACCTACGTCAACTTCGCCAGGGACTGGCCGAAGATGAACGACCCGGACGACCCGATCGGCACCAAGCTCAACGGCCTGCCGAAGTACGTGGCCTCGCACAGCCTGACCACGGCCGACTGGGACCCGTCCACCATCCTCTCCGGAGACGTACCGGCCCAGGTCGCCGAGTTGAAGCGGCTGCCCGGCCGCGAGCTGCAGATCCACGGCAGCGCTCGCCTGGGCGCGTCCCTGCTGGCCGCCGGGCTGGTCGACGAGGTACGCCTGATGATCGCGCCGGTGGTCGTGGGCAGCGGCCGCCGGCTGTTTCCGGAGAACGGCGAGCCGTCCGGGCTGCGGCTCCTGCACAGCGAGACGACGCCGGGCGGAGTGACGTCCCAGATCTACGAGACGACGGGCCTGCCCCGGTACGGGACTTTCGACTCGGGCGCGTAG
- a CDS encoding helix-turn-helix transcriptional regulator: protein MALEAAGVSEAEESVYRHLVTAGQASAGDVAARTGLSRAEAERVLDALAVKGMASHTDVLPRHFRATPPDVALMPRLKRNADALDLARAEATSLLQVYRDTMRRRDASELIEVITGAEALRQHLRQIQASAQDEMLWFCKAQYVAMPSGSNSSEFEALARGVRYRVLYEKAFFDDEGAVDNVVAGVRAGEVARAVPHLPLRLAVADRAIAVCPLVPGGPQGSPDEPTAALVRDSNLLAALIALFERYWEDAVPLDVDDSGTVAGTDGVGGPDPLSAIDRRLLALLVAGVADKAVATQLGLSRRTVQRHIQRMMELAGAATRMQLAWQAARRGWL, encoded by the coding sequence TTGGCGCTGGAGGCGGCAGGGGTGTCGGAGGCCGAGGAGTCCGTCTACCGGCATCTGGTGACGGCGGGTCAGGCCTCGGCCGGTGACGTCGCCGCGCGCACCGGGCTGAGCCGGGCCGAGGCCGAGCGGGTCCTCGACGCGCTGGCCGTCAAGGGCATGGCGAGCCACACCGATGTACTGCCCCGGCACTTCCGGGCCACTCCCCCGGACGTGGCGCTGATGCCCCGGCTGAAGCGGAACGCCGACGCGCTCGACCTCGCCCGGGCCGAGGCCACCAGCCTGCTGCAGGTGTACCGCGACACGATGCGCCGCCGGGACGCCAGCGAGCTGATCGAGGTCATCACCGGCGCGGAAGCGCTGCGTCAGCATCTGCGCCAGATCCAGGCCAGCGCCCAGGACGAGATGCTCTGGTTCTGCAAGGCCCAGTACGTGGCGATGCCGTCGGGCAGCAACAGCTCGGAGTTCGAGGCCCTGGCGCGCGGCGTGCGCTACCGGGTGCTGTACGAGAAGGCCTTCTTCGACGACGAGGGAGCCGTTGACAACGTTGTTGCGGGCGTCCGCGCAGGTGAGGTCGCCCGTGCGGTTCCGCATCTGCCGCTGCGCCTCGCGGTCGCGGACCGTGCCATCGCGGTCTGCCCGCTCGTGCCCGGCGGCCCCCAGGGCAGCCCGGACGAACCCACCGCCGCACTCGTACGGGACAGCAATCTGCTCGCCGCTCTCATCGCCCTGTTCGAGCGCTACTGGGAGGACGCCGTCCCGCTGGACGTCGACGACTCGGGCACGGTCGCCGGGACGGACGGGGTCGGCGGCCCCGACCCGCTCTCCGCGATCGACCGGCGGCTGCTCGCTCTCCTGGTGGCGGGCGTCGCCGACAAGGCGGTGGCGACCCAACTGGGCCTGAGCCGCCGCACGGTGCAGCGCCACATCCAGCGCATGATGGAACTCGCCGGCGCGGCGACCCGTATGCAGCTGGCCTGGCAGGCCGCGCGCCGGGGATGGCTGTGA
- a CDS encoding DUF6629 family protein: protein MCWSATADLVAGCGIAAVGVACVARTRRVGDLPLAGLPLLLGAHQAVESLVWRSGGGTGPATVAWAAMALPLLALWVPVAVLCATPPRARHRLIIPLAAGLATAATLSYNLATHSVTADIRGHTVGYAIDLPHAELLVAGYLLATVGSLLLSGDRILVLLGVLIAVGAVVCWALWELEFVSTWCAFAAVCSVVMYGWVRGRSVSPGVPRVPAER from the coding sequence ATGTGCTGGAGCGCGACGGCCGATCTCGTGGCGGGCTGCGGCATCGCCGCCGTCGGAGTCGCCTGTGTGGCGCGGACCCGCAGGGTCGGTGACCTTCCGCTGGCCGGGCTGCCGTTGCTGCTCGGGGCCCACCAGGCGGTCGAGTCCCTGGTCTGGCGTTCCGGAGGAGGCACGGGGCCCGCCACCGTCGCCTGGGCGGCGATGGCGCTTCCGCTGCTCGCGCTGTGGGTACCGGTGGCCGTGCTGTGCGCGACGCCGCCGCGTGCCCGGCACCGGCTGATCATCCCGCTCGCCGCCGGTCTCGCCACCGCGGCGACCCTCTCGTACAACCTCGCCACCCACTCCGTGACCGCCGACATCCGTGGCCACACCGTCGGATACGCCATCGATCTGCCTCACGCCGAACTCCTCGTGGCGGGCTACCTGCTGGCCACGGTCGGCTCGCTGCTGCTCTCCGGCGACCGGATCCTTGTGCTGCTGGGCGTCCTGATCGCCGTCGGCGCGGTGGTCTGCTGGGCGCTGTGGGAGCTGGAGTTCGTCTCGACGTGGTGCGCGTTCGCGGCGGTGTGCTCGGTGGTGATGTACGGCTGGGTGCGCGGGCGGTCCGTGTCGCCGGGCGTTCCCCGCGTGCCCGCCGAACGGTGA